The Neorhodopirellula lusitana genome has a segment encoding these proteins:
- a CDS encoding MATE family efflux transporter: protein MDRKLPTNKRNEFGYRALLAVAVPLAATVGCFAITLFTDRTLLMWYGPTSSAASVSAGNLYWAVACIPVTTMGFITPLVALAMGDRRNRGATFGRVWSLLWQCVWLTIASVPLFALIGWFSPQLFEAFGHEPDLATNESQYFRTLLLVAPASMLEAGLTAFFVGRRVTTPILRSNIASAILNVGLDFWLIFGGLGIPALGVFGAALATALSMWFKVAVFAFLLVRLKSFGRHRLAVWRPNRKLIAEIVVPGSALGLQQLVRSSLFSFVLLIIGSASVTGLAATSAALSLYQLLSIPAIGLATAVTVVVGQGFASGGTNLAKKVMRQASVIGVVVAIAIAAVMLAFPGPLLQILLGGLDPIERSEIEPLAIILLRYAAVYCLVDVASLLLGAAAKGIGQTFILLTATAIPGVIAVGWGWWYSPSDELAVTHWWSVLIVWATLQATTIVFGIRREMSQA from the coding sequence ATGGATCGGAAACTCCCAACAAACAAACGAAACGAATTCGGATACCGAGCTTTGCTGGCTGTCGCCGTGCCGTTGGCCGCGACCGTTGGCTGCTTTGCGATCACCTTGTTCACCGATCGCACCCTTTTGATGTGGTACGGGCCGACGTCTTCCGCCGCGTCTGTGTCGGCCGGCAATCTGTACTGGGCCGTGGCCTGCATCCCTGTGACGACGATGGGATTCATTACGCCGCTAGTCGCGCTAGCAATGGGAGATCGACGGAATCGCGGAGCCACGTTTGGTCGTGTGTGGTCGCTGTTGTGGCAATGTGTCTGGTTGACGATCGCCAGCGTCCCACTGTTTGCTTTGATCGGGTGGTTCAGCCCGCAATTGTTCGAAGCATTCGGGCATGAACCGGATTTAGCGACGAACGAGTCACAGTATTTCCGAACGCTGTTGCTGGTCGCCCCCGCTTCCATGTTGGAGGCAGGTTTGACTGCGTTTTTTGTGGGGCGACGGGTAACGACACCGATCTTGCGCAGCAACATTGCGTCGGCGATCCTGAACGTCGGTTTGGATTTCTGGCTCATCTTCGGAGGCCTAGGAATCCCAGCATTGGGCGTGTTCGGTGCAGCCCTAGCGACCGCGTTATCAATGTGGTTCAAGGTCGCCGTTTTTGCGTTCCTGCTTGTTCGACTGAAATCGTTCGGTCGGCATCGTCTGGCGGTTTGGCGACCGAACCGAAAGTTGATCGCTGAGATTGTCGTGCCCGGATCGGCACTCGGACTGCAGCAGTTAGTACGATCGAGTCTGTTCAGCTTTGTGTTGTTGATTATCGGCTCGGCATCGGTGACGGGATTGGCCGCAACGTCAGCCGCACTGAGCCTGTATCAACTGCTGTCGATTCCGGCGATTGGCTTGGCCACCGCGGTCACGGTCGTGGTCGGCCAAGGGTTTGCGAGCGGTGGAACCAATCTGGCTAAGAAAGTCATGCGGCAGGCGTCGGTGATTGGCGTTGTGGTCGCGATTGCAATCGCGGCAGTGATGCTCGCGTTCCCAGGTCCACTTTTGCAGATTTTATTGGGTGGTCTTGACCCGATCGAACGCTCAGAGATCGAACCGTTGGCGATCATCTTGCTCCGTTATGCAGCCGTGTACTGCCTGGTCGACGTTGCAAGCCTATTGCTAGGTGCAGCGGCAAAAGGAATCGGCCAAACGTTCATTCTGTTAACCGCAACCGCCATCCCCGGTGTGATCGCAGTCGGCTGGGGATGGTGGTATTCACCGAGCGATGAATTGGCCGTGACACATTGGTGGAGTGTGCTGATCGTTTGGGCAACCTTGCAAGCAACTACCATCGTGTTCGGAATTCGACGCGAGATGAGCCAGGCTTAG
- a CDS encoding glycosyltransferase family 4 protein: protein MKIGIVGHVKFPIAKPFSGGLETFTHGYVKALVERGHDVTLFASGDSDRSLPLSPIVRRATIPDSRRRLGRVHNGWIESTEDEAYDTLMAKLAGSDYDVIHNHSLSPIPLRFANLLSVPMVTTLHAPVLPRMEAEIKSNGRCGMFVNISNANAAHWSRVLSEQAVIHNGVDVDFWRGCSPVKQNRAVWFGRILADKGPHFAIEAAHKAGLPIDIVGPISDQAYFDNEVAPRLRSDDRYLGHQTHDELCGIISRSSVALVTPCWDEPFGLVVAEALACGTPVAGFKRGALPEIVIPSVGRLATPGDTTALARAVRQCLRLNGEVCRRVAQENFSFERMVSQYEDVYARVATRIAA, encoded by the coding sequence ATGAAAATTGGAATTGTCGGCCACGTTAAGTTTCCGATTGCCAAACCGTTCTCGGGAGGCCTGGAAACTTTCACGCATGGCTATGTTAAAGCTCTTGTGGAGCGTGGCCATGATGTAACGCTCTTCGCATCGGGCGACTCGGATCGTTCGCTACCGCTTTCACCGATTGTCCGACGGGCTACCATCCCCGACTCGCGGCGTCGACTTGGCCGAGTGCATAACGGTTGGATCGAAAGCACCGAAGACGAGGCCTACGATACCTTGATGGCGAAGTTGGCCGGCAGCGATTACGACGTCATCCACAATCACTCGCTAAGTCCGATCCCACTTCGCTTTGCCAACCTGTTGTCGGTGCCAATGGTGACCACCCTGCATGCTCCGGTGTTGCCGCGAATGGAAGCCGAAATCAAGTCGAATGGTCGGTGTGGGATGTTCGTGAATATCTCGAACGCCAATGCCGCCCATTGGAGCCGAGTGTTGAGCGAACAAGCGGTGATTCACAACGGAGTGGACGTCGATTTCTGGCGAGGCTGCTCGCCGGTAAAACAGAATCGAGCCGTTTGGTTTGGACGAATCCTGGCGGATAAGGGGCCGCACTTTGCAATCGAAGCAGCGCACAAGGCTGGCCTGCCGATCGACATCGTTGGGCCGATATCAGACCAGGCGTATTTCGATAACGAGGTGGCTCCCCGGTTGCGATCGGACGACAGATATCTCGGACATCAAACGCATGATGAATTATGCGGTATCATCAGTCGGTCGTCGGTGGCGTTAGTCACGCCGTGTTGGGATGAGCCGTTTGGGTTGGTCGTTGCCGAAGCACTCGCGTGTGGAACGCCCGTCGCCGGGTTCAAGCGGGGTGCGTTGCCGGAAATTGTCATCCCGTCAGTTGGGCGTCTGGCCACGCCTGGCGACACGACAGCTTTAGCCCGAGCGGTTCGGCAGTGTCTTCGCTTGAACGGAGAGGTTTGTCGCCGGGTTGCTCAAGAGAACTTTAGCTTTGAACGAATGGTTTCGCAGTACGAAGACGTCTACGCCCGTGTCGCTACGAGGATAGCCGCGTGA
- a CDS encoding glycosyltransferase, translating to MNQPSIGFYVHYHGMGHKHRAECILQHLTLPATVVTSNLDRLSWNGPTLKEVVAIACDNDDLNEVGLDRAGDSPGLHFAPLWSTNITERVAQYTAWLNTAQPDLVMIDVSAEIAMLTRLASIPSVVMRQHGDRNDDAHQIAYHAAHSLLAPFPERMEDDITPDWVRDKTVYLDGFCRHSEPTCETSMSFESPTIAVMFGRGGTDLTVEQLCEAARSIPDHQWIVIGKDAPAAHPLPTNLQFVGWIQDPVAYLTAADLVVTAAGHNSVMEVGHSGCRFIAVAQDRPFEEQTRKARILDREGLAVGVESWPSAEQWPTLVARAKHLDPTQWQSVFQNDGAVQAANHLAKVALWSRDQRVSGERISL from the coding sequence GTGAATCAGCCGAGCATCGGATTCTATGTTCACTACCACGGCATGGGCCACAAGCACCGTGCCGAGTGCATCCTCCAGCATTTGACCTTGCCCGCGACGGTCGTCACTAGCAATTTGGATCGTTTGTCTTGGAACGGTCCGACACTGAAAGAGGTCGTTGCAATCGCGTGCGACAATGATGATTTGAATGAAGTGGGATTAGATCGTGCGGGCGATTCACCTGGTTTGCACTTTGCACCACTCTGGTCAACCAATATCACCGAGCGGGTCGCGCAGTACACCGCTTGGTTGAACACCGCTCAACCCGATCTAGTGATGATTGACGTTTCGGCCGAAATAGCGATGCTGACCCGGCTGGCTTCCATTCCAAGTGTTGTGATGCGTCAGCATGGTGACCGGAACGATGATGCTCACCAAATCGCTTATCACGCCGCACATTCGCTGCTTGCTCCTTTCCCCGAGCGAATGGAAGACGACATCACACCAGATTGGGTTCGTGATAAAACGGTTTACCTCGATGGATTTTGCAGGCACAGTGAGCCAACGTGCGAGACTTCAATGTCGTTTGAAAGTCCGACCATCGCAGTGATGTTTGGTCGTGGCGGTACTGATTTGACCGTCGAGCAATTGTGCGAGGCGGCTCGTTCGATTCCTGATCACCAATGGATCGTGATTGGCAAAGATGCTCCCGCAGCCCATCCGCTTCCAACAAACCTGCAATTTGTCGGATGGATTCAGGATCCAGTCGCCTACCTAACAGCTGCCGATCTCGTGGTGACTGCGGCGGGACACAATAGCGTGATGGAGGTGGGGCATTCCGGGTGTCGGTTCATCGCCGTGGCGCAGGACCGTCCCTTTGAAGAGCAAACCCGCAAGGCACGCATCCTGGACCGCGAAGGTTTGGCGGTGGGCGTCGAGTCCTGGCCGTCGGCGGAACAGTGGCCGACGTTGGTGGCCCGGGCCAAGCATCTTGATCCGACGCAGTGGCAAAGCGTCTTCCAAAACGATGGTGCAGTTCAAGCCGCTAACCATCTCGCTAAAGTAGCGTTGTGGTCGCGTGATCAACGTGTTTCCGGAGAAAGAATCTCGTTATGA
- a CDS encoding glycosyltransferase family 2 protein yields the protein MKVSVLTIVRGRKTHLHNQLKGLLQSNVPPSQWVIVGMNEDVSVDLPADAPFSVKTARVNGNGTQLPLAEARNLAASLCETAGMVFLDVDCIPSPTMIAHFQSALRKDDGLWMGNARYLPLGAAREGWQMADIQKLAVNHPLQPTLNPGELMPSKHYELFWSLCFAISKIGFEKVGGFDDSFDGYGGEDTDFAFAARQAGIPFGFVGATAYHQHHSVCKPPLNHFNAIVRNAIRFHQKWNVWPMGSWLEAFAELELVRFDPDANELMILEEPTHQMVQQAETLSPAGF from the coding sequence ATGAAAGTTAGTGTTCTGACCATTGTTCGCGGGCGAAAAACGCACCTGCACAACCAACTGAAGGGGTTGCTGCAGTCGAACGTCCCACCGTCGCAATGGGTGATTGTCGGCATGAACGAGGATGTCTCGGTTGACCTGCCTGCCGACGCACCTTTTTCGGTGAAGACGGCACGCGTGAATGGGAATGGGACACAGTTGCCGCTTGCCGAGGCTAGAAACCTAGCCGCTTCACTCTGCGAAACCGCGGGCATGGTGTTTCTCGATGTTGACTGCATCCCTTCGCCCACCATGATCGCCCACTTCCAATCCGCTCTTCGGAAGGACGACGGTTTGTGGATGGGGAATGCTCGGTATTTGCCACTTGGGGCCGCGCGTGAGGGATGGCAGATGGCGGATATTCAAAAGCTGGCCGTGAATCACCCGTTGCAGCCGACGCTCAATCCTGGCGAGCTGATGCCATCGAAACACTACGAACTTTTTTGGTCACTCTGTTTTGCAATCAGCAAGATCGGTTTTGAAAAAGTAGGTGGGTTTGACGACTCGTTCGACGGCTACGGTGGCGAGGACACGGATTTCGCCTTTGCGGCAAGACAGGCAGGCATTCCATTCGGGTTCGTCGGAGCGACCGCCTATCACCAACATCATTCCGTATGCAAGCCACCTCTGAATCACTTCAACGCAATCGTTCGAAATGCGATTCGCTTCCACCAAAAGTGGAACGTGTGGCCGATGGGATCGTGGCTAGAGGCGTTCGCGGAACTCGAGCTTGTTCGGTTCGACCCCGACGCGAACGAGTTGATGATTCTAGAAGAACCAACACACCAAATGGTTCAACAAGCGGAGACGCTTAGTCCAGCCGGGTTCTAG
- a CDS encoding SDR family oxidoreductase encodes MDATLETATCPDVQLVDPRYAYATPPFDDQQTMAMPGATAKMDPQPDHGEKSYRGSGKLKGLNAVVTGADSGIGRAIALCYAREGANVVINYLSEDSDAQETKMLVEDAGVRAEVIRGDLQNEKFCEQLISGAVDSLGSIDLLVNNAAFQLTADSIEEFSTEVFDRIFKTNVYAPFWLSRAVMDRLPAGGSIINTVSIQGYNPSAYLLPYASTKSAMIGMTKAMAKLAIERGVRVNAVAPGPVWTPLIPGSMPTDKFKNFGEDTLFQRPAQPIELAPLYVWLASNDASYVTGEVFGCTGGKTPV; translated from the coding sequence ATGGACGCGACCCTCGAAACCGCCACCTGCCCCGACGTTCAGCTCGTTGACCCACGCTACGCATACGCAACGCCACCGTTCGATGACCAGCAAACGATGGCGATGCCGGGAGCGACGGCAAAGATGGATCCTCAACCCGATCACGGCGAAAAGAGCTATCGTGGATCAGGAAAGTTGAAAGGGCTTAACGCAGTGGTGACTGGTGCCGACAGCGGAATCGGTCGCGCCATCGCTCTCTGCTACGCTCGCGAAGGTGCCAATGTGGTGATCAACTACTTGTCTGAGGATAGTGATGCGCAAGAGACCAAGATGCTCGTTGAAGATGCAGGCGTCCGGGCGGAAGTAATCCGAGGCGACTTGCAGAACGAGAAGTTTTGCGAGCAGCTAATCAGCGGCGCGGTGGACTCACTCGGCTCGATTGATTTGTTGGTTAACAACGCTGCTTTTCAGCTGACGGCGGATTCGATCGAAGAGTTTTCGACCGAGGTCTTCGATCGAATTTTCAAAACGAATGTTTATGCACCGTTTTGGCTGTCGCGGGCAGTAATGGATCGGCTTCCTGCCGGTGGCAGCATCATCAACACGGTGTCGATACAGGGATACAACCCGTCGGCCTATCTGTTGCCGTACGCATCGACCAAGTCCGCGATGATTGGCATGACCAAGGCGATGGCAAAGCTGGCGATCGAGCGTGGCGTCCGAGTCAATGCTGTCGCACCCGGTCCGGTTTGGACGCCGTTGATCCCGGGTTCCATGCCGACGGATAAGTTCAAGAACTTTGGTGAGGACACGCTCTTCCAGCGGCCTGCCCAGCCGATTGAACTCGCACCGCTCTACGTCTGGCTCGCCAGCAACGACGCCAGCTATGTTACCGGTGAAGTGTTCGGCTGCACCGGCGGCAAAACCCCTGTCTAG